In Syntrophales bacterium, the following are encoded in one genomic region:
- a CDS encoding glycosyltransferase family 4 protein, which translates to MQTRLATEKPLILHVHSLESDRSGIHGNQHIYNIERRGMQAADHIIAVSHHTRKKIVRDYGISERKVSVVHNAVSHSKSLTDYNAIKEIHSEQKGQNSPNCLTHGGDFK; encoded by the coding sequence ACCCCTTATCTTGCACGTACATTCACTTGAATCCGACAGAAGTGGCATTCATGGAAATCAGCACATTTATAACATCGAGCGACGTGGTATGCAGGCAGCAGATCATATTATTGCCGTGAGCCATCATACCAGGAAAAAAATAGTTCGGGATTATGGAATATCCGAACGGAAGGTATCGGTTGTCCATAATGCCGTATCACACTCAAAATCATTGACGGATTACAATGCAATAAAGGAAATACACTCGGAGCAAAAAGGACAAAATAGCCCGAACTGCTTAACGCATGGCGGAGACTTCAAATAG
- the glgP gene encoding alpha-glucan family phosphorylase, with product MNHVNDAKYLFEVSWEVCNKVGGIYTVLKTKINNAVKHFGDNYFLIGPDFGNNPEFEETSEDIWEAIKGELHDRNLTCRFGRCHFTGSNPRVILVNQNNKYRQDELLFQLWQDFGVNSMSGEWDYIEPVLFSTACGEVIEVLYEKIVNENEVAVAQFHEWMSTAGMLYIKKHVPEIATVFTSHATMLGRALAGHGTDIYTNLEDISPNEMATKMNVTAKHSLETVSARECDCFTTVSEITAREASHFLQRAPQVILPNGINIDDIPDITKQPEGIGKHREALLNFASKFLQKDLDSETTQVLIISGRYEFRNKGIDLFLESLNSINHILKEETCKEQIVALFSVVGGHFGISNETQQILKGKEIQRGGFSRICTHQLQYPQHDPIWNKCNSLNLLNAAEDNVNIIFMPVYLDGYDGLLNMPYYDVLSGCDLGVFPSYYEPWGYTPLESIAYSVPTITTDLAGFGLWVKNLPDYSNKGVIILEYYNKSYEEIVDCLTKNILQHLKWSKEEINDQKRQARKIAERADWNEFYPFYLKAYSTAAKMASHRRYSMDTSAYTRELVHTGTDSIQPRFKSFSVIAEMPESINRLRDIAYNLWWTWNPEAQELFAKLNPKLWAEVSNNPLELLERVSYERLEELAVNESYLRLYNRVLESFEDSLKDKYPAAEVDPSLTKETPIAYFSTEYGFHESLPIYSGGLGILSGDHLKSASDLNVPLIGVGLLYKNGYFSQTIDKEGNQAEHYPENDFSRMPVRVLDREKGEPLRISVTLPGRKLYAQAWEIDVGRVKLYLLDTAVPENNNQDMEITSRLYGADQRLRIEQEIMLGIGGVRLLEALDIKPSIFHLNEGHSAFLLLERIRQLIQKEGLSFNEARVVVKTGSVFTTHSPVEAANERFEQSLMKHYFSDYIKDLGISWNTLWELGHYEPGEDKPFFMSVLALKLCCVSNAVSKLHGEISRKHWRKVWSGFGEDEIPITHITNGVHIQSWIAPELRALYETYIGIDWYAENFDISNWDKVSEIPDALLWQKHMDIKANMIDFLKSRMARDMERQGLTPKLIEKKIESLSPNAMIIGFGRRFATYKRGHLMFSDPERLSQILDDPDRPVQIIFGGKAHPNDEEGKKIIKNIYSYTLDESFMDKIFFVENYDMEIARHLVQGVDVWLNNPIRPQEASGTSGMKVVVNGGLNFSILDGWWDEGFTGTNGWSIGEGREYANLETQNLVDSQNLYDTLENSVIPSYYNRSSEGIPEKWVYIMKESISTLVPRFNTHRMLREYYEKMYLPASRRAAILSSNNYERARALADWKLKIASRFSTVHIKWFKTKGFRGDSLNIGDEFKLQVGVELGKLAENEIQMELVVAEPDEGKERLKNQSVIIMDKDKTLEEEGVVIYSGKHKATKSGKFVYGIRAMPSHPDLLRYHELGLVHWG from the coding sequence ATGAATCATGTAAATGATGCAAAATATTTATTCGAAGTCAGCTGGGAAGTATGTAATAAAGTTGGCGGAATATATACGGTACTGAAGACAAAGATCAACAATGCCGTCAAGCATTTCGGAGACAATTACTTTTTGATCGGTCCAGATTTTGGAAACAATCCTGAATTTGAGGAAACCAGTGAAGATATCTGGGAAGCTATTAAAGGCGAACTACACGACAGGAATCTGACATGTCGGTTCGGGCGCTGTCATTTTACGGGCAGCAACCCACGGGTTATCTTGGTAAATCAAAACAATAAATACAGACAGGACGAGCTCCTTTTTCAGTTGTGGCAGGATTTTGGAGTAAATTCCATGTCAGGCGAATGGGATTATATTGAACCTGTCCTGTTCAGCACTGCCTGCGGAGAAGTGATTGAAGTTCTTTATGAAAAAATTGTAAATGAAAATGAAGTGGCAGTTGCCCAGTTCCATGAGTGGATGAGTACGGCGGGCATGCTTTATATAAAAAAACATGTCCCGGAAATAGCTACGGTATTTACTTCCCATGCCACTATGCTGGGAAGAGCCCTTGCCGGACACGGAACTGATATTTACACGAACTTAGAAGATATATCACCTAATGAAATGGCAACAAAAATGAATGTTACCGCCAAACATTCACTGGAAACCGTTTCAGCCAGAGAGTGTGATTGCTTCACGACAGTTAGTGAAATCACAGCAAGGGAAGCTTCCCATTTTCTCCAGCGGGCTCCGCAGGTCATTTTACCGAACGGTATCAATATAGACGATATCCCGGATATTACCAAACAACCGGAGGGAATCGGTAAACACCGTGAGGCATTATTAAACTTTGCATCCAAATTTCTACAAAAGGATCTGGATTCGGAAACGACACAGGTATTGATTATATCGGGTAGATATGAATTCCGCAACAAAGGCATAGACCTGTTTCTGGAGTCTCTCAACAGTATAAATCATATCTTAAAAGAAGAAACCTGCAAGGAACAGATCGTCGCGCTTTTCAGTGTCGTAGGCGGACATTTTGGTATTTCCAACGAAACGCAGCAGATATTAAAGGGAAAGGAAATTCAGCGAGGAGGCTTTAGCAGGATATGCACCCATCAATTGCAATATCCCCAGCACGACCCTATCTGGAATAAATGTAATAGTCTTAATCTCTTAAATGCTGCGGAAGACAACGTAAACATCATATTTATGCCTGTTTATCTGGATGGGTATGATGGCTTGCTGAACATGCCCTATTACGATGTATTGAGCGGATGCGACCTCGGCGTTTTCCCGTCATACTACGAACCGTGGGGATATACGCCTCTTGAGAGTATAGCGTACAGTGTTCCGACTATAACGACGGATCTCGCGGGATTTGGGCTCTGGGTTAAGAACTTACCAGACTATTCCAACAAAGGTGTTATTATTTTAGAGTATTACAACAAATCCTATGAAGAGATCGTCGATTGCCTGACAAAAAATATTTTACAACATCTCAAATGGTCCAAAGAGGAGATTAATGATCAGAAGAGACAGGCAAGGAAGATTGCGGAAAGAGCCGACTGGAATGAATTCTATCCCTTTTATTTAAAGGCATATTCTACAGCGGCAAAGATGGCCTCGCATCGCAGATATTCAATGGACACCAGTGCTTACACCCGTGAACTCGTTCATACCGGTACGGATTCCATCCAGCCAAGATTTAAGAGCTTCAGTGTCATTGCAGAAATGCCCGAAAGTATCAATCGGTTGAGGGACATCGCGTATAATCTCTGGTGGACGTGGAATCCGGAAGCTCAGGAACTGTTTGCCAAGCTTAATCCGAAATTATGGGCAGAGGTTTCAAATAATCCATTAGAGCTTCTGGAAAGAGTCAGTTATGAACGTTTAGAAGAACTTGCAGTCAACGAATCTTACCTGAGGCTTTATAACCGAGTGTTGGAGTCTTTTGAAGATTCCTTAAAAGACAAATATCCCGCAGCAGAAGTGGATCCGTCTTTGACAAAAGAAACCCCCATTGCCTATTTTTCAACGGAATACGGGTTTCATGAAAGCCTGCCTATTTATTCAGGGGGACTGGGCATCCTGTCAGGTGACCATCTGAAATCGGCAAGCGATCTTAATGTTCCCCTCATTGGTGTTGGGCTGCTGTACAAAAACGGTTATTTTTCCCAGACAATCGATAAGGAAGGGAATCAAGCAGAACACTACCCGGAGAATGACTTCTCCCGCATGCCTGTTCGTGTGTTAGACCGGGAAAAGGGGGAACCGTTGAGGATTAGCGTCACCCTGCCCGGCAGAAAACTCTATGCCCAAGCATGGGAAATAGATGTGGGGCGGGTTAAGCTGTATCTACTTGATACGGCCGTACCTGAAAACAACAATCAGGATATGGAGATAACGTCACGTCTATACGGTGCCGACCAGCGTCTTCGAATAGAGCAAGAAATCATGCTCGGCATAGGCGGTGTGCGCCTCTTAGAAGCCCTCGACATAAAACCCTCAATTTTTCATCTCAACGAAGGACATAGTGCGTTTCTGCTACTTGAACGCATAAGACAGTTGATACAAAAGGAAGGTTTGAGCTTCAACGAGGCCCGGGTAGTCGTTAAAACCGGTTCTGTTTTTACCACACACAGTCCCGTGGAGGCTGCAAACGAAAGGTTTGAACAATCCCTGATGAAGCATTATTTTTCAGATTATATCAAAGATCTCGGCATATCATGGAACACACTCTGGGAACTCGGACATTATGAACCAGGAGAGGACAAACCCTTCTTTATGTCTGTTCTGGCTCTCAAGCTCTGTTGCGTATCAAACGCAGTCAGTAAACTCCATGGCGAAATTTCAAGAAAACACTGGAGAAAGGTATGGTCGGGATTTGGTGAAGATGAAATTCCGATAACCCATATAACGAATGGGGTTCATATCCAGTCATGGATTGCCCCTGAGTTAAGAGCACTGTATGAAACCTATATCGGAATTGACTGGTATGCAGAGAATTTCGATATAAGTAACTGGGATAAGGTCAGTGAAATACCGGACGCGCTACTATGGCAAAAACATATGGATATTAAAGCCAACATGATCGATTTTCTGAAGAGCAGAATGGCTCGAGACATGGAAAGGCAGGGACTGACGCCCAAGTTAATCGAGAAAAAGATAGAAAGCCTGAGTCCAAATGCCATGATAATTGGTTTCGGAAGGCGTTTTGCAACGTATAAGAGGGGACATCTCATGTTTTCAGATCCGGAAAGACTATCACAAATCCTGGACGATCCGGACCGGCCTGTTCAGATCATATTTGGAGGAAAGGCCCACCCCAACGATGAGGAAGGCAAAAAGATCATTAAAAATATCTATTCATATACCTTGGACGAAAGTTTTATGGACAAGATTTTCTTTGTAGAAAACTATGACATGGAAATTGCCCGACACCTCGTTCAAGGTGTCGATGTGTGGCTCAATAATCCGATACGTCCTCAGGAAGCCAGCGGTACAAGCGGGATGAAAGTCGTTGTTAATGGCGGATTAAACTTCAGCATCCTGGATGGATGGTGGGACGAAGGATTTACCGGCACCAACGGGTGGTCGATCGGCGAAGGCAGGGAATATGCGAACCTGGAAACCCAGAACCTCGTTGACAGCCAGAACCTCTATGACACTCTGGAAAATTCCGTGATCCCCTCATATTATAATCGATCAAGTGAAGGAATACCTGAAAAGTGGGTCTATATTATGAAAGAATCCATAAGTACCCTTGTGCCGCGGTTTAATACACACAGGATGCTTCGAGAATACTATGAAAAGATGTATCTGCCTGCGTCAAGAAGAGCCGCTATCCTCTCGTCTAATAATTATGAAAGGGCACGGGCACTGGCAGATTGGAAACTGAAGATTGCTTCCAGATTTTCAACCGTACATATAAAGTGGTTTAAAACGAAGGGGTTCCGGGGTGATTCTCTCAATATAGGAGATGAATTTAAATTACAGGTCGGGGTAGAGCTAGGAAAACTTGCTGAAAATGAAATCCAGATGGAACTTGTTGTCGCGGAACCCGATGAAGGGAAAGAGCGCTTAAAAAACCAATCTGTCATAATCATGGACAAAGACAAAACCCTCGAGGAAGAAGGGGTTGTAATTTATTCCGGAAAACATAAGGCCACAAAGTCAGGAAAGTTCGTATACGGTATCCGAGCCATGCCAAGTCACCCTGATCTACTTCGTTATCATGAACTTGGGTTGGTCCACTGGGGTTAG